From one Streptomyces mobaraensis genomic stretch:
- a CDS encoding HEAT repeat domain-containing protein, protein MNREYGLAYATLRAARSGDDVPFDAADAAAWIDFDYGVRERLLWENPSVDWLRTGESAPGGAAVAVALCHPDGRVREAALWRPEAARFPALVVLRCADWAGPVREEARRVLAGSLPGTPPSVVALVAATALRAAVRQRGDFARDLVMSFVRSPERIDVLLACPDREARRLGYRVAIEEEHLSAAELARAAATDPDVVVQDLCADAALARTRDGDPDGVLRPLLASRQPRVRAAAVTALRRTGETEEAARFLTDRSGLVRACARWVLRRHGVDPLPLHRAACAGPDVLPGAPAGLGETGTRADAALLWPLLGHPRPAVRAKAVAALRALDACEPARLEPLLDDPSASVVREATTALLPAAARLPEDWLYDRLTDDRPRHVRVSAFRLLSAHHSTARLRCFLRLSDAEDPMLRERALTALGGWAPAGARAAYRALPGPRRAELDALLERAAAGPGEGQVKRVRWFLTASR, encoded by the coding sequence ATGAACCGCGAGTACGGCCTCGCCTACGCGACCCTACGGGCCGCCCGCTCCGGGGACGACGTCCCGTTCGACGCCGCCGATGCGGCGGCATGGATCGACTTCGACTACGGCGTGCGCGAGCGCCTGCTCTGGGAAAACCCGTCCGTCGACTGGCTGCGCACCGGCGAGTCCGCGCCCGGCGGCGCGGCGGTGGCGGTCGCGCTGTGCCATCCCGACGGGCGGGTGCGCGAGGCGGCGCTGTGGCGGCCGGAAGCGGCCCGGTTCCCGGCGCTGGTGGTGCTGCGGTGCGCGGACTGGGCGGGGCCGGTGCGGGAGGAGGCGCGGAGGGTGCTGGCCGGGTCACTGCCCGGCACCCCGCCGAGCGTCGTGGCGCTCGTCGCGGCCACCGCTCTGCGCGCGGCCGTCCGGCAGCGGGGCGACTTCGCCCGTGACCTGGTCATGTCGTTCGTCCGGAGCCCCGAGCGGATCGACGTGCTGCTGGCGTGCCCGGACCGGGAAGCCCGCCGGCTGGGGTACCGGGTGGCCATCGAGGAGGAGCACCTGTCCGCCGCCGAGCTGGCGCGGGCCGCGGCCACGGACCCCGACGTCGTCGTCCAGGACCTGTGCGCGGACGCCGCGCTCGCCCGTACCCGGGACGGTGACCCCGACGGCGTCCTGCGCCCGCTGCTGGCCTCCCGGCAGCCGCGCGTCCGCGCCGCCGCCGTGACCGCGTTGCGGCGGACCGGCGAGACCGAGGAGGCGGCCCGCTTCCTCACCGACCGCTCCGGGCTGGTCCGCGCCTGCGCCCGCTGGGTGCTGCGGCGGCACGGCGTGGACCCGCTGCCGCTGCACCGGGCCGCCTGCGCCGGCCCCGACGTCCTCCCCGGCGCGCCCGCCGGGCTGGGCGAGACCGGGACGCGCGCGGACGCGGCGCTGCTGTGGCCGCTGCTGGGCCACCCGCGCCCGGCCGTACGGGCGAAGGCCGTCGCCGCCCTGCGCGCACTGGACGCGTGCGAGCCCGCGCGGCTGGAACCGCTGCTGGACGACCCGTCGGCCTCCGTCGTCCGCGAGGCGACGACGGCGCTCCTGCCCGCCGCCGCCCGGCTCCCCGAGGACTGGCTGTACGACCGGCTGACGGACGACCGCCCCCGGCACGTCCGCGTCTCCGCCTTCCGGCTGCTGTCCGCGCACCACTCGACCGCCCGGTTGCGCTGCTTCCTCCGGCTGTCGGACGCCGAGGATCCGATGCTGCGCGAGCGGGCCCTGACCGCCCTCGGCGGCTGGGCTCCCGCCGGCGCCCGGGCGGCCTACCGGGCCCTGCCCGGGCCCCGGCGCGCCGAGCTGGACGCGTTGCTGGAGCGGGCCGCGGCCGGGCCGGGCGAGGGGCAGGTCAAACGGGTCCGCTGGTTCCTGACGGCCTCCCGCTGA
- a CDS encoding argininosuccinate synthase produces MTERVVLAYSGGLDTSVAIGWIAEETGAEVIAVAVDVGQGGEDLDVIRKRALACGAVEAEVADAKDEFAEEYCLPAIKANALYMDRYPLVSALSRPTIVKHLVAAARKHGATTVAHGCTGKGNDQVRFEAGISSLAPDLKCIAPVRDYAMTRDKAIAFCEAKGLPIATTKKSPYSIDQNVFGRAVETGFLEDIWNAPIEDVYDYTANPATPRDADEVVITFEAGVPVAIDGQAVTVLQAIQQLNERAGAQGIGRIDMVEDRLVGIKSREIYEAPGAIALITAHQELESVTVERELARYKRQVEQRWSELVYDGLWFSPLKRALDGFIAEANEHVSGDIRMTLHGGRAVVTGRKSAKSLYDFNLATYDTGDTFDQSLSKGFIEIFGLSSKIAAKRDLV; encoded by the coding sequence GTGACCGAGCGCGTCGTACTCGCCTACTCGGGCGGCCTGGACACCTCCGTCGCCATCGGCTGGATCGCCGAGGAGACGGGCGCCGAGGTCATCGCCGTCGCCGTGGACGTCGGCCAGGGCGGCGAGGACCTGGACGTCATCCGCAAGCGCGCGCTCGCCTGCGGTGCGGTGGAGGCGGAGGTCGCCGACGCCAAGGACGAGTTCGCCGAGGAGTACTGCCTCCCGGCGATCAAGGCCAACGCCCTCTACATGGACCGGTACCCGCTGGTCTCCGCCCTCTCCCGGCCGACGATCGTCAAGCACCTCGTCGCCGCCGCGCGGAAGCACGGCGCCACCACGGTCGCCCACGGCTGCACCGGCAAGGGCAACGACCAGGTGCGGTTCGAGGCCGGGATCTCCTCGCTCGCGCCGGACCTGAAGTGCATCGCGCCCGTCCGGGACTACGCCATGACCCGGGACAAGGCCATCGCCTTCTGCGAGGCCAAGGGCCTGCCGATCGCCACCACCAAGAAGTCGCCGTACTCGATCGACCAGAACGTCTTCGGCCGGGCCGTCGAGACCGGCTTCCTGGAGGACATCTGGAACGCGCCCATCGAGGACGTCTACGACTACACGGCCAACCCGGCCACCCCGCGCGACGCCGACGAGGTCGTCATCACCTTCGAGGCCGGCGTCCCGGTCGCGATCGACGGCCAGGCCGTCACCGTCCTCCAGGCGATCCAGCAGCTCAACGAGCGGGCGGGCGCCCAGGGCATCGGCCGGATCGACATGGTCGAGGACCGGCTCGTGGGCATCAAGTCCCGGGAGATCTACGAGGCGCCCGGCGCCATCGCGCTGATCACCGCCCACCAGGAGCTGGAGAGCGTCACCGTCGAGCGCGAACTCGCCCGCTACAAGCGGCAGGTCGAGCAGCGGTGGAGCGAACTGGTCTACGACGGGCTGTGGTTCTCGCCGCTCAAGCGGGCGCTGGACGGTTTCATCGCCGAGGCCAACGAGCACGTCAGCGGCGACATCCGGATGACCCTGCACGGCGGCCGGGCCGTCGTCACCGGCCGGAAGTCCGCCAAGTCGCTCTACGACTTCAACCTCGCCACCTACGACACGGGTGACACCTTCGACCAGTCGCTCTCCAAGGGCTTCATCGAGATCTTCGGCCTCTCGTCGAAGATCGCCGCCAAGCGGGACCTGGTCTGA
- a CDS encoding Uma2 family endonuclease has protein sequence MTAQLERPHNARMESPHDAGIESMRNAIERVSPLLKGFKIEAVGDRVIMTPQSSVRSWTVFDVQTAIVASGVDRQRVLNDVEFGFPGEPDRCPDVAITDDGSTDPYSHEDLLAAIEIVSSKNDKNDYVVKTRQYARFGVPAYLIIDPFRGECDLLTNPRDDAYASRQTYKYGDTIPLRLQDGAEIEIPTASFKRRS, from the coding sequence ATGACTGCGCAGCTTGAGCGCCCGCACAACGCGCGGATGGAGTCCCCGCACGACGCGGGGATCGAATCCATGCGGAACGCCATCGAACGCGTGTCGCCGCTGCTCAAGGGCTTCAAGATCGAGGCAGTGGGGGACCGGGTCATCATGACTCCGCAGAGCAGCGTTCGGAGCTGGACCGTCTTCGACGTCCAGACCGCAATCGTCGCGTCCGGTGTCGACAGGCAACGCGTCCTGAATGATGTGGAGTTCGGCTTCCCCGGGGAGCCCGATCGGTGCCCGGACGTGGCGATCACCGACGACGGATCGACAGACCCGTACTCGCATGAAGATCTCTTGGCCGCGATCGAGATCGTCTCGTCGAAGAACGACAAGAACGACTACGTGGTCAAGACGCGGCAGTACGCCCGCTTCGGCGTGCCCGCGTACCTCATCATCGACCCGTTCCGCGGCGAGTGCGACCTGCTCACCAACCCCAGGGACGACGCTTACGCCTCCCGGCAGACGTACAAGTACGGCGACACCATCCCGCTGCGCCTGCAGGACGGCGCCGAGATCGAGATCCCCACCGCCTCCTTCAAGCGCCGGAGCTGA